The sequence CGTCGCCATTGGAGACTTGGTTACCCATTTACTTATTGCTGATTCAGGCGGTACAAGATGGATTCCCAGAGAAAAAGTGCAGTTTGGCTATAGAAAGTGCGTGATCGAAGACCGTTCCTTCAACTCAACACTCAACACCCAAAACTCAAAACTTTTAATGGAGCGTTCCTTCAACTCAACACTCAACACTCAAAACTCAAAACTTATCATTGCTGGGGCCAGGATTTCCCTGCAAAAATCAAGGGAACGAATAGTTAGGGATTATGTTTTGTCTATAATGGATCGGCGAAAAAAGACACAGCCTTTAGGTAAACCCAGTGCCGGTTGCATATTTAAAAATCCTCGCTCCACCCCTGCTGGAAAACTTATTGAGATGGCAGGGTTGAAGGGAATGCAATGTGGCGGGGCAGCTGTGTCTGTCAAACATGCCAATTTTATAGTGAACCTTGATAGAGCAAGGGCACAGGATGTAGTTGATCTTATAAAACGTGTGAGGGAAAAGGTATTTGAGAATTTTAATGTCTTGTTGGAACCTGAGGTAAAAACTATGGGAGTGAGTCTTTGAAAGCTGTAAGGCAAACATACAGGAAGAAGACAAAGGCAAAAAAGACTGTTAGGCCACAGGTTCTGGTGGCTGTGCTCTTTATCGCCATTTTAATTGTTGGCGGAACGTATGGTATACGTCTGGGCTGGAAATGGTTGCACTCCACTCCCTTGTTTGCGGTTCAGGAAATTAAGATAAATGGGATAAATAGGGTCAAGAAACAATGGGTGCTCCACGCCATTGATTTAAAGGACGGCGAGAACATACTGGGCCTAAAGAAGGAGGACATTAAAGAGCGTATTTTAGAGAATCCGTGGATAAAGTCTTTAAAAATTTCAACTGATTTCCCACATACCCTGGTGATAGACATCGTTGAAAGACGTGCAATAGCTTTCTTAAAGGACAGAGGTAAGACCTATCTATTGGATTCGGATGGCGAGATCTTTAAGGTTGCCGAGGGAAAGGAGGCAGATGGTCTGATAGAAATAGAGGGGATAAAAGCCTCTGGTAATGGTGACAGGACCATAAAATATGTAGGAACGTTTAAGGAGTTTGTGAGACTTGTAAATAAGCGTGGCAGGATACTTTGCGAAAGGAACATCAAATCTGTGGGATTTGATGGAAAATCCATGGTGGTCACAACAAGGGGCTCTAGAATTCCCCTTGTGTTTTCCCTGGATCAGGGCTTGAAGGTCCAGTTTAAGAGGGCAGAATCAATATTATTTCACCTTTACTCTTCGGGCAAATATAGGCATGTAAAGATTGTAAATCTTTCAGTAGGTAAGAACATGGCATTGGCTTTTATGGATAAGAGGGTATGAGATGGGAGATATGAGTCGAATGGGCTCAACACCTGACAGTGATATAATCGTTGGTCTCGATATTGGCACAACCAAGATATGTGCCCTGGTTGGGGTGCTGACTGAAGACGGAGTTGAGGTTGTGGGAGTGGGAACCCACCCATCAGTAGGGCTACGAAAAGGGGTTGTGGTAAATATCGAGAGCACAGTCAATTCAATTCAGAGGGCCGTTGAAGAGGCCGAACTCATGGCTGGCTGTGAGATCTCACAGGTCTTGATAGGTATTGCAGGCAGCCACATTAAAGGGTTCAACAGTCATGGTGTCATTGCCATAAAGGGAGAGGAAGTCACAGAAGATGACGTAAATCGTGTGATCGAGGCTGCAAAGGCAGTGGCGATCCCTCTGGACAGAGAACTCATTCATTGTCTTCCACAGGAATACATTGTAGACGATCAGGGCGGAATTTCAGACCCAGTTGGCATGACAGGGGTTCGACTTGAGGCCAAGGTTCACATTGTAACTGGGGCAGTGACAGCAGCGCAAAATCTCATTAAGTGTGCCAATAGGGCTGGACTCGACGTAGAAGATATTGTGCTTCAACCTCTGGCCTCTGCTCATGCAACGCTTACCAGCGAGGAAAAGGACCTTGGTGTAGCGTTGATAGACTTTGGAGGTGGGACCACAGATCTGGCCATATTTACTGAAGGGACTATTAAACATACTTCTGTCCTTGGACTCGGTGGCAACAATCTCACAAATGACATTGCAGTTGGATTAAGGACTCCAATGACAGAGGCGGAGAAAATAAAACTAAGATTTGGAAGTTGTCTAAGTTCCTATGTCAAGAAGGATGAGATGATAGAGGTGCCGAGTGTTGGGGGCAGAAAACCAAGACTCCTATCCCGACATATACTTGCAGAGATCTTGGAGCCGAGGGTTGAAGAGATACTATCACTGCTTGAACAGGAGATTAGGCGTACGGAATTCAAGGATCTTTTGGCCTCTGGGGTCGTGATTACAGGGGGATCAGCGTTACTCCCTGGAATGGCCGAGATTGCAGACCAGATCTTTGATCTGCCGACCCGTATTGGCTTTCCAAAGGGCATCACTGGTCTCACTGATATTATAAACGGCCCTCAGTTTGCTACTGCTGTTGGATTGCTACTTCATGGTGCGAAAAAGGCCCCAAAAAGAAAATTCAGGATACGGGACAGGAATATCTTTAACAGGGTGACCTCAAGAATGAAATCTTGGTTCAGGATTTGATTAATTGATTGGAGGGTTGAGATGAGCTTTGAATTTGTGGAATCTGATCTTTCTGCAAAGATTAGAGTAATAGGTGTAGGTGGTGGCGGCGGTAATGCCGTTAACAATATGATTGAATCCAATCTTAGAGGAGTAGATTTTATAGCTGCAAATACAGATGCCCAGGCCCTGGATCGCTCCAAGGCTGGGGTCAAGATTCAGCTCGGTAAAGGGCTTACTAAAGGCCTTGGAGCAGGGGCCAGGCCTGAGATCGGAAGAGAAGCAGCTGAAGAGAGTGCTGAAGAGGTGCGTGCTGCCCTTGAGGGAAGTGACATGGTCTTTATCACAGCTGGCATGGGAGGTGGAACTGGAACAGGAGGGGCCCCTGTAATTGCGGAGATCAGTAAGGAGCTAGGGGCACTTACAGTGGCAGTGGTTACCAAGCCATTTCTGTTTGAGGGAAAGAGGCGTCGAGAGATCGCGGAACGCGGCCTCGAGGAGTTGAGGAAGGTAGTGGACACTATCATTACCATACCTAATGATAGGTTACGTAGCCTTGCAGATTCAAAGACGCCGTTTTTCCAGCTCTTCAAAAAGGCAGACGAAGTGCTCTATTACGCGGTAAGGGGTATCTCAGATCTAATCGTGGTGCAGGGCTATGTAAACGTCGATTTTGCCGATGTGAGGACAGTCATGTCAGAGATGGGGCTGGCATTGATGGGGACTGGCATGGCACGAGGAGAGAGACGTGCAATAGAGGCCGTTCGTATGGCAATAGCCAATCCACTCCTAGAAGACATCACCATAAGTGGTGCAAGGGGAATATTGATGAATATTACTGCGAGCCCAGATACTCTTACGTGGGAAGAGGTCGAACAGGCCTCCACACTTATACACGATGAGGCCCATGAGGATGCGAACATAATTTGGGGAACAGTATTTGATGAGAGTATTGGAGATGAGATCAGGGTTACAGTGATCGCTACTGGAATAGGAGGAGAGGCTGAACAGGCAGAGCCAATGGTGGTAAATGTAAAGTCCCAGAGGGAAAATGATGTCCATGGAGATCCAAGGGGATTGACTGACCAGGGCGTAAAGATATATACAACCCGGGACGAACCCAGTGTAATAAGAATAGATGACCTCAGAGGTGGGGTGGTCACCAGGAAAAAGACAAACGAAGTCCCATTGAAAGGACTCGACGAAATAGATGAGGACGAGTTAGAGGTCCCTACTTTTTTGAGGAAAAAGGCAGACTAGGGGCTAGGCAGCCCTTTGTATGTGTTCACAAAGGGCCCTAGCCACCTCTGTTATGTAATCGTGGTCTTCTCCTTCCACCATGACCCTGATGACGGGTTCTGTCCCAGAGGGTCTTATCAAAATTCTGCCTCTGCCCTTAAATTCTTCCTCAAAAGACGACACCAGGTCTCCTAGGCCTGGTATTTCATGCACTGCCTTCCTCTCTCGTACCCTTACATTTTCTAATACCTGGGGAAAACATTCCATGACCTTTGCCAGTTCAGAGAGAGGTCTTTCTGTAGTCTGCATAACAGATAAGACCTGGAGAGCAGCAAGTATGCCATCTCCAGTAGTAATGTGATCCATGAATATAAGATGCCCGCTTTGTTCGCCACCAAAGTTGTAGCCATTTTTACGCATTTCCTCGACAACGTATCGATCTCCGACCTTTGTCCTCACGAGCCTTGCTCCCATTGAAGAAAGGGCGAGTTCTAGCCCCATATTACTCATGACAGTTGCCACAACGGTATTTTTATTGAGATTACCCTGTTCCATTAAATACTTGGCACAGATGGCCATGATGTGATCACCATCAACGACCTTGCCCTTTTCATCTATTATTATGACCCGATCGCCATCACCATCAAAGGCAACCCCGATGTGTGCGTCATATTCCTGAACTGCATTTCTTAAGGGACCCAGGCATAGGGCACCGCAGCCCTCGTTTATGTTGGTTCCATTGGGACTTACACCTATTTTTATGACCCTAGCCCCTAGCTCTTCAAAAACCTGAGGTGCAACTTTATAGGTGGCACCATTTGCACAGTCTATTACCATTTTGATGCCATCGAGGGTGAGGTGCCTTGGGAAGGTATTTTTTAGAAATACGATGTAGCGTCCTGGGGCATCGTCTATTCTAAAGGCCTTACCAACATCTGTTC comes from Dissulfuribacter thermophilus and encodes:
- the murB gene encoding UDP-N-acetylmuramate dehydrogenase, encoding MNKRPSRQLFEKIYTQLKGIPDIWVKRDSNLSSLTTFKIGGDARLWIAPLSVDALVSCLGLLKDNEIDFHILGGGSNVIISDHGVDCVLDTRGLAWIKSIGEGQYEVGAGFSLKRLVALSVKNGLSGCEGLAGIPGSVGGAIAMNAGGKNVAIGDLVTHLLIADSGGTRWIPREKVQFGYRKCVIEDRSFNSTLNTQNSKLLMERSFNSTLNTQNSKLIIAGARISLQKSRERIVRDYVLSIMDRRKKTQPLGKPSAGCIFKNPRSTPAGKLIEMAGLKGMQCGGAAVSVKHANFIVNLDRARAQDVVDLIKRVREKVFENFNVLLEPEVKTMGVSL
- a CDS encoding cell division protein FtsQ/DivIB; its protein translation is MKAVRQTYRKKTKAKKTVRPQVLVAVLFIAILIVGGTYGIRLGWKWLHSTPLFAVQEIKINGINRVKKQWVLHAIDLKDGENILGLKKEDIKERILENPWIKSLKISTDFPHTLVIDIVERRAIAFLKDRGKTYLLDSDGEIFKVAEGKEADGLIEIEGIKASGNGDRTIKYVGTFKEFVRLVNKRGRILCERNIKSVGFDGKSMVVTTRGSRIPLVFSLDQGLKVQFKRAESILFHLYSSGKYRHVKIVNLSVGKNMALAFMDKRV
- the ftsA gene encoding cell division protein FtsA — its product is MGSTPDSDIIVGLDIGTTKICALVGVLTEDGVEVVGVGTHPSVGLRKGVVVNIESTVNSIQRAVEEAELMAGCEISQVLIGIAGSHIKGFNSHGVIAIKGEEVTEDDVNRVIEAAKAVAIPLDRELIHCLPQEYIVDDQGGISDPVGMTGVRLEAKVHIVTGAVTAAQNLIKCANRAGLDVEDIVLQPLASAHATLTSEEKDLGVALIDFGGGTTDLAIFTEGTIKHTSVLGLGGNNLTNDIAVGLRTPMTEAEKIKLRFGSCLSSYVKKDEMIEVPSVGGRKPRLLSRHILAEILEPRVEEILSLLEQEIRRTEFKDLLASGVVITGGSALLPGMAEIADQIFDLPTRIGFPKGITGLTDIINGPQFATAVGLLLHGAKKAPKRKFRIRDRNIFNRVTSRMKSWFRI
- the ftsZ gene encoding cell division protein FtsZ, giving the protein MSFEFVESDLSAKIRVIGVGGGGGNAVNNMIESNLRGVDFIAANTDAQALDRSKAGVKIQLGKGLTKGLGAGARPEIGREAAEESAEEVRAALEGSDMVFITAGMGGGTGTGGAPVIAEISKELGALTVAVVTKPFLFEGKRRREIAERGLEELRKVVDTIITIPNDRLRSLADSKTPFFQLFKKADEVLYYAVRGISDLIVVQGYVNVDFADVRTVMSEMGLALMGTGMARGERRAIEAVRMAIANPLLEDITISGARGILMNITASPDTLTWEEVEQASTLIHDEAHEDANIIWGTVFDESIGDEIRVTVIATGIGGEAEQAEPMVVNVKSQRENDVHGDPRGLTDQGVKIYTTRDEPSVIRIDDLRGGVVTRKKTNEVPLKGLDEIDEDELEVPTFLRKKAD
- the glmM gene encoding phosphoglucosamine mutase, whose amino-acid sequence is MARLFGTDGVRGKANIYPMTVDIALRIGQAVACLFRENGVKHRKILIGKDTRISGYMFENALVSGICSMGVDALLVGPMPTPAIAFLTANMRADAGVVISASHNPFDDNGIKIFSGDGFKLPDDIEDDIENLIKILEDSSKEQRHRGTEFIGQDSGLFSKCMRPTGTDVGKAFRIDDAPGRYIVFLKNTFPRHLTLDGIKMVIDCANGATYKVAPQVFEELGARVIKIGVSPNGTNINEGCGALCLGPLRNAVQEYDAHIGVAFDGDGDRVIIIDEKGKVVDGDHIMAICAKYLMEQGNLNKNTVVATVMSNMGLELALSSMGARLVRTKVGDRYVVEEMRKNGYNFGGEQSGHLIFMDHITTGDGILAALQVLSVMQTTERPLSELAKVMECFPQVLENVRVRERKAVHEIPGLGDLVSSFEEEFKGRGRILIRPSGTEPVIRVMVEGEDHDYITEVARALCEHIQRAA